Sequence from the Thermoplasmata archaeon genome:
GGGCCGCCGCTTCGAGCTCGTCTTCTCGAACGCGGCCCTGCAGTGGCTTCCCGATCATCCGCACCTCCTCCCCCGTCTGTGGTCGATGGTCGCGACTGACGGGGCGCTCGCGTTCCAGGTCCCGGCCCCGGGGAGCGCCCGGAGGACCTGGTCGGAACCGCTCGATCAGGTGCTCGCGCTCCCAGCCTGGCGCGCGCGACTTACGAGCCGCGCGGCCGTGGAGTCGGTGCTGCCCGCGGACGCGTACTACGACCTCCTCTCACCCAGCGCCCGACGGGTCGACCTCTGGGACACCGAGTACCTCCACGTCCTGTCCGGACCCGAGGCGGTCGTCGAGTGGACGAAGGGAACGGCCCTGCGGCCGCTGCTCGAGCAGCTGCCGGTCGAGTCGGAGCAACAGGCCTTTCTGGCCGACTATCGGCGCGCACTCACGCCGCGCTACCCTCGGCGGCCGGACGGCCGGGTACTCTTTCCGTTCCTCCGCCGGTTCGTCATCGCCTACCGCTGACCGCCCCCGCAGGTCGATGATCCACCGGGGACTCCGAAGGCACCGGCGCGCTGGGTGATCCTTGCCGGTGCGGATCTGCCGCCGAGGCTCCCCGGATCGCGCGGCGAATCCGAGACCACGGGCGACGGTCCGATCCGAACGAGCCTCACGACGGGCCTTCGGATGGGGCGGCGCCGAGGCCAGCGGGGTGTCGACCGATCTTCAAGCCCGAGGCGAGAGGACAACTCCCTCGCCCGTCGCAGGGTAGCTTCGGGTCGCAACGCTTAGACGGGGACCTCACCTCCAGCCCGCAATGGTCGATGCCAACGGCACTGTTTCCATCCGCCGCGCCGTCCTCGCCGACCGCGCGCGGATCGTTCCTCTCTTCGGCGCCTACCGGCAGTTCTACGAACGTCCGTCGGACCCCGACCGGGAGAGCCGCTTCCTGGCCGGGCGGCTCGAGCGCGGCGAGGCGATCGTGTTCCTCGCGGAGGCCGGGGGGGAGGCGATCGGCTTCACCCTACTGTATCCGTCGTTCTCCTCGATATCGCTGCGCCGGATCTACGTCCTGAACGACCTCTTCGTTCGCCCGGAGCAGCGCCGGCGAGGCGTGGGCGCCGCCCTGCTCGGGGCCGCTCGGGAGTTCGCCCGCGCCGACGGGGCGGACTATCTCACCCTGGAGACCGCTCGGGACAACCCGGCCCAGCGCCTCTACGAGTCGCTGGGCTGGCGCCAGGATCGAGAGTTCCTCCACTACGAACTACGCCTCTGATCGTCGCCTCCGGCTGAGGCGAGACCCGCGGCGCGAGGCCGCCGGGCGCGCCGGGCCTACTCGCGCAGCTGCCGGATCTCCTCGCGCGCCTCCGTCTCGAAATGGCGCGCCTCCCGCTCGACCTGTTCCACGAACCGCCGCCAGAAGCGGCCCAGCAGCGGTCCCAGGACGAACAGGACCGCGGAGAGGCTCGAGCCCACCGACACGAACGCCATGATCGATGCGAAGATCTTGCCGGTGTCGGTGGTGAGCGGGAACGGCGGGCCCTGGCCGGTGGCGAGCATGCTCTCGAAGTAGACGGAGTTGATCCAGTTCTGTCCCTCGATGAGGTGGAAGCCGACGGTACCGATGATCTCGGCCATGGCGACCGCGGTGATCGCGAGGAGCGCGCGGCGAAGGGTGCTGCGCCGTCGCAGGTGCGCCGAAGAGGGGGTCGGAGTCGGAACACCAGCGGCGGCGTGCGGCCGGACCGCCGGCGGCGCCGACCCCGGGGCTGCGACCGACATGCCGACGAGGAAGACCACCCGGGCACCCGGGGGATGAAGCTAGCTGGCGACGGGAAGCGGGTCGCCCCCGGGTCCGCGCCGACCGGCGGGCGGAGCCGCGGGTCCGCCGGAGCGCATCGATCGTTCGCAGGGAGATGGCCCAGCGGCTGCGCCGGGTCTCGGGGCGGTCTCGGATCTCGTGGCTCGGTCCCTAGCGGAGATGGTCCGGTTCCCGCGCTCGGAACTTCGTCCGAGAGCCGGTCCTCGAAGCGGCGGGGATCGTGACCCAGTCGGTAGGAGCGGACCCGAACGGCCATCACCCGGATCGCAGGACCCGCGACCTCGGCTGGCCCCGCCGTGCACGACCCGCGAGCCCACGGGTTCAACCGAGGAAAACTCACCTGACGCCGCGGCGACGCTCCGCACGTGCGCCCGGCCCGGTTCTCGGAGGGTTCGGGTCCTCCGGCTCAGGGGGTCCGGTCCGTGTCCGCCGCGACATCCCGAGCGTCGGAGTCCGATGGGCCGGGGGCCGGCGCCGGGGACACTGCGGTGATTCCATGAAAGAGGCCCGCGAGCGCGCACGCCACGAGGAAGGAGAGCAGGAAGATCGTGACCATGACCGCCACGATCCCCAGCTCCTCGATCCCCAGCTGGTGGAGCGCGACGAGGCCGCCACCGAAGAGCAGACCGTTCGGCAGATGGAGGGCCCCGGAGGCCGCCGCGAACGGTGTCTGGGCGAAGAACGCGATCATCGAGACGCCGAAGAGGCCGCCCATGAGGTGGCCCGGCAGCAGGCCCACCGGGTCGGTGTACCAGCGGAACCGGGAGAAGATCCGCTCGCCGATCCAGAACACGGGACCCGAGAGCGCCCCCAGCACGATCGCGCTGCCGGGGCTCACGAAGCCGGCGAGCGGCGTGATGACGATGAGGCCCATCAAGATCCCGTTCACGGCGTTGAGCAGGCTCGGCGAGCTTCCGTCGAGGAGCCAGAGGACGGCCGAGAGCGAGAAGAGCGACACCGCCGCTGCCAGGAAGGTCGTGAGCACGACAACGACCGCTTCGTCGTTGAACGCGAGCACGGAGCCCGGGTTGAACCCGAACCATCCGAGCCAGAGCAAGAGGATGCCGAGCGTCAGCCAGCCCGGGCTCACGCGGATCGGGACGGGGATCGCCTCGCGGGCGCCGCGGGCACGCTCCTCCCTCCAGATCTGGAGCATCACGCCGAGGCCGGCGGCCCCGGCCGCGCCGTGGACGACGAGGCCCCCGGCGAAGTCGACCATGCCGAGCTTCGCGAGCCAGCCGGACGGATTCCATATCCACGCGGCGGGAAGGTTCCACAGCAGCACGAAGTAGACGACCGAGTAGGCGGCGATCACCGCGAGCTTCACCTTGCGGAAGAAGACCACACCGACCAGCGCGAGCGTCACGGCGGCGAACGCGGTCTCGAAGAGGAAGTACACCCCG
This genomic interval carries:
- a CDS encoding methyltransferase domain-containing protein, with translation MPRWDSVQYLRFERERAVPCVDLVRRIELESPRRIVDLGCGPGTSARILRARWPGASVLGVDSSGEMLRGARAALPDVEWAEADLATWTPGRRFELVFSNAALQWLPDHPHLLPRLWSMVATDGALAFQVPAPGSARRTWSEPLDQVLALPAWRARLTSRAAVESVLPADAYYDLLSPSARRVDLWDTEYLHVLSGPEAVVEWTKGTALRPLLEQLPVESEQQAFLADYRRALTPRYPRRPDGRVLFPFLRRFVIAYR
- a CDS encoding GNAT family N-acetyltransferase: MVDANGTVSIRRAVLADRARIVPLFGAYRQFYERPSDPDRESRFLAGRLERGEAIVFLAEAGGEAIGFTLLYPSFSSISLRRIYVLNDLFVRPEQRRRGVGAALLGAAREFARADGADYLTLETARDNPAQRLYESLGWRQDREFLHYELRL
- a CDS encoding ammonium transporter, whose protein sequence is MIPSDLVNNLWVLLAGLLVFLMTIAVGFLEVGELGEGFSFSLYKTSLFTGLGLVVMAIVGFNTAFAPTWMGLIGNPFYGPGFFLGGFSVASVNPTLDVWWSTAGTGLTTGVYFLFETAFAAVTLALVGVVFFRKVKLAVIAAYSVVYFVLLWNLPAAWIWNPSGWLAKLGMVDFAGGLVVHGAAGAAGLGVMLQIWREERARGAREAIPVPIRVSPGWLTLGILLLWLGWFGFNPGSVLAFNDEAVVVVLTTFLAAAVSLFSLSAVLWLLDGSSPSLLNAVNGILMGLIVITPLAGFVSPGSAIVLGALSGPVFWIGERIFSRFRWYTDPVGLLPGHLMGGLFGVSMIAFFAQTPFAAASGALHLPNGLLFGGGLVALHQLGIEELGIVAVMVTIFLLSFLVACALAGLFHGITAVSPAPAPGPSDSDARDVAADTDRTP